The following proteins are co-located in the Lagenorhynchus albirostris chromosome 4, mLagAlb1.1, whole genome shotgun sequence genome:
- the GK2 gene encoding LOW QUALITY PROTEIN: glycerol kinase 2 (The sequence of the model RefSeq protein was modified relative to this genomic sequence to represent the inferred CDS: inserted 2 bases in 1 codon) encodes MAAPKMAVVGPLVGAVVQGTDSTHFMVFNSKTAELLSQQEVELTQEFPKEGWVEQDPKEILQSVYEWIEKTCEKLQELSIDISNIKAIGVSNQRETTVIWDKLTGEPLYNAVVWLDLRTQSTVEXLSKKIPGNNNFVKSKTGLPLSTYFSAVKLRWILNNVRKVQKAVEEGRALFGTIDSWLIWSLTGGVNGGIHCTDVTNASRTMLFNIHSLEWDKKLCNFFEIPMDILPNVWSSSEIYGRMKTGALEGVPISGCLGDQSAALVGQMCFQEGQAKNTYGTGCFLLCNTGHKCIFSEHGLLTTVAYKLGKDKPVCYALEGSVAIAGAVIRWLRDNLGIIKTSEESEKLAKEVGTSYGCYFIPAFSGLYAPYWEPTARGIICGLTQFTNKSHIAFAALEAICFQTREILDAMNHDCGIPLSHLQVDGGMTNNKVLMQLQADILHIPVIKASMPETTALGAAMAAGAAEGVDVWSLKSEDLSTVMMERFEPQIKATESEIHYSTWKKAVMKSMGWVTTQPPESSEPTTFSSLPLGFLIVTSMIMLIGARYILGVP; translated from the exons ATGGCAGCTCCGAAGATGGCAGTTGTGGGGCCGTTGGTGGGGGCAGTGGTCCAGGGTACTGACTCCACTCATTTTATGGTTTTcaattcaaaaacagcagaactACTTAGTCagcaggaagtggaattaacccaAGAGTTCCCAAAAGAAGGATGGGTAGAACAAGACCCTAAGGAAATTCTTCAGTCAGTTTATGAGTGGATAGAGAAAACATGTGAGAAACTTCAAGAACTCAGTATTGATATATCCAACATAAAAGCTATTGGTGTCAGCAATCAGAGGGAAACCACTGTTATCTGGGACAAATTAACTGGAGAGCCACTCTACAATGCTGTGGTGTGGCTCGATCTAAGAACCCAGTCTACTGTTGA ACTTAGcaaaaaaattccaggaaataATAACTTTGTCAAGTCCAAGACAGGCCTTCCACTTAGCACTTACTTCAGTGCAGTAAAACTTCGTTGGATTCTTAACAATGTGAGAAAAGTTCAAAAGGCTGTTGAAGAAGGTAGAGCTCTTTTTGGTACCATTGATTCATGGCTTATCTGGAGTCTGACAGGAGGAGTTAATGGAGGTATCCATTGTACAGATGTAACAAATGCAAGTAGGACAATGCTCTTCAACATCCATTCTTTAGAATGGGATAAAAAGCTGTGTAACTTTTTTGAAATTCCAATGGACATTCTTCCAAATGTCTGGAGTTCTTCTGAGATCTATGGCCGAATGAAAACGGGGGCCTTGGAAGGTGTGCCAATATCTGGATGTTTGGGGGACCAGTCTGCTGCATTAGTAGGACAGATGTGCTTCCAGGAAGGACAAGCCAAAAACACGTATGGAACAGGCTGTTTCTTACTATGTAATACAGGTCATAAGTGTATATTTTCTGAACACGGCCTCCTGACCACAGTGGCTTACAAGCTAGGCAAAGACAAGCCAGTATGTTATGCATTGGAAGGTTCTGTTGCTATAGCTGGTGCTGTTATTCGCTGGCTGAGAGACAATCTTGGAATTATAAAGACctcagaagaaagtgaaaaacttGCTAAAGAAGTAGGTACTTCTTATGGCTGCTACTTCATCCCAGCCTTTTCAGGGTTATACGCACCTTATTGGGAGCCCACTGCAAGAGGGATAATCTGTGGTCTCACTCAGTTCACCAATAAAAGTcatattgcttttgctgcattagAAGCTATTTGTTTCCAAACCCGAGAGATTTTGGATGCCATGAACCATGACTGTGGAATTCCACTCAGTCATTTGCAGGTGGATGGAGGAATGACCAACAACAAAGTTCTTATGCAACTGCAAGCAGACATTCTGCATATTCCAGTAATAAAAGCCTCCATGCCTGAAACAACTGCCCTGGGAGCTGCCATGGCAGCAGGAGCTGCAGAAGGGGTAGATGTTTGGAGTCTTAAATCCGAGGATTTGTCAACGGTCATGATGGAACGGTTTGAACCACAGATAAAAGCCACAGAAAGTGAAATTCATTATTCTACATGGAAGAAAGCTGTGATGAAGTCAATGGGTTGGGTTACAACTCAGCCTCCTGAAAGTAGTGAACCTACTACGTTCTCTAGTCTGCCCTTGGGCTTTTTAATAGTGACTAGCATGATAATGTTAATTGGAGCAAGATACATCTTAGGTGTACCATAA